ATCCGCGTGTACGCCATCGTGCGCAGCGGTGGTCGCCAGCACAAGGTTGCTGTCGGCGACATCGTTGAGGTTGACAAGATTTCCACCGCCAAGGTTGGCGACACGGTCGAGCTCTCGACCCTGCTCGTTGTCGACGGCGACGCCGTGACCAGCGACCCGTGGGTCCTGGACGGCATCAAGGTCACGGCCGAGGTCGTGGACCACCACAAGGGCGCGAAGATCGACATCCTTCGCTACAAGAACAAGACCGGTTACCGCCGCCGCCAGGGTCACCGCCAGCAGTACACGGCGATCAAGGTCACCGGCATCCCCGCGGCTGCGAAGTAAGGGACTGAGGAGACATGGCACACAAGAAGGGCGCATCGTCCACTCGGAACGGGCGCGATTCCAACGCTCAGCGGCTCGGCGTCAAGCGCTTCGGCGGCCAGGCCGTCAACGC
This DNA window, taken from Streptomyces nitrosporeus, encodes the following:
- the rplU gene encoding 50S ribosomal protein L21, translating into MYAIVRSGGRQHKVAVGDIVEVDKISTAKVGDTVELSTLLVVDGDAVTSDPWVLDGIKVTAEVVDHHKGAKIDILRYKNKTGYRRRQGHRQQYTAIKVTGIPAAAK